The Gadus macrocephalus chromosome 12, ASM3116895v1 genome segment tgttggagctgctgttgtggttgttggaggcgctgttgtggttgttggagctgcccttgtggttgttggaggcgctgttgtggttgttggagctgctgttgtggttgttggagctgctgttgtggttgttggagctgctgttgtggttgttggagctgctgttgtggttgttggagctgctgttgtggttgttggagctgctgctgtggtgggtggagccgctgttgtggttgttggagccgctgttgtggttgttggaggcgctgttgtggttgttggagccgatgttgtggttgttggagccgctgttgtggttgttggagccgctgttgtggtggttggagccgctgttgtggttgttggaggcgctgttgtggttgttggaggcgctgttgtggttgttggacctgcggttgtggttgttggaccggcagttgtggttgttggagcagctgttgtggttgttggagctgctgttgtggttgttggagctgctgttgtggttgttggagctgctgttgtagttgttggagctgctgttgtagttgttggagctgctgttgtggttgttggagctgctgttgtggttgttggagctgctgttgtagttgttggagctgctgttgtggttgttggagctgctgttgtggttgttggaggcgctgttgtggtggttggagctgctgttgtggtggttggagccgctgttgtggttgttggagccgctgttgtggttgttggaggcgctgttgtggttgttggagccgctgttgtggttgttggagccgctgttgtggttgttggaggcgctgttgtggttgttggacctgctgttgtggttgttggagctgctgttgtggttgttggagctgctgttgtggttgttggagctgctgttgtggttgttggagctgctgttgtagttgttggagctgctgttgtggtagtcagaattgctgttgtggttgttggaggcactgttgtggttgttggacctgtggttgtggttgttggacctgcggttgtggttgttggacctAAGGTTGtcgttggagctgctgttgtggttgttggaggcgctgttgtggttgttggagctgctgttgtagttgttggagctgctgttgtggttgttggagctgctgttgtggttgttggaggcgctgttgtggttgttggagctgcccttgtggttgttggaggcgctgttgtggttgttggagctgctgttgtggttgttggagctgctgttgtggttgttggagctgctgttgtggttgttggagctgctgttgtggttgttggagctgctgttgtggttgttggagctgctgctgtggtgggtggagccgctgttgtggttgttggagccgctgttgtggttgttggaggcgctgttgtggttgttggagccgatgttgtggttgttggagccgctgttgtggttgttggagccgctgttgtggtggttggagccgctgttgtggttgttggaggcgctgttgtggttgttggaggcgctgttgtggttgttggacctgcggttgtggttgttggaccggcagttgtggttgttggagcagctgttgtggttgttggagctgctgttgtggttgttggagctgctgttgtggttgttggagctgctgttgtagttgttggagctgctgttgtagttgttggagctgctgttgtggttgttggagctgctgttgtggttgttggagctgctgttgtagttgttggagctgctgttgtggttgttggagctgctgttgtggttgttggaggcgctgttgtggtggttggagctgctgttgtggtggttggagccgctgttgtggttgttggagccgctgttgtggttgttggaggcgctgttgtggttgttggagccgctgttgtggttgttggagccgctgttgtggttgttggagccgctgttgtggttgttggagccgctgttgtggttgttggagccgctgttgtggttgttggagccgctgttgtggtggttggagccgctgttgtggttgttggaggcgctgttgtggttgttggaggcgctgttgtgGCTGTTGGACCTgcggttgtggttgttggaccggcagttgtggttgttggagcagctgttgtggttgttggagctgctgttgtggttgttggagctgctgttgtggttgttggagctgctgttgtggttgttggagctgctgttgtggttgttggagctgctgttgtggttgttggagctgctgttgtggttgttggagctgctgttgtggttgttggaggcgctgttgtggttgttggagctgctgttgtggttgttggagctgcccttgtggttgttggaggcgctgttgtggttgttggagctgctgttgtggttgttggagctgctgttgtggttgttggagctgcttttgtggttgttggagctgctgttgtggttgttggagctgctgttgtggtagttggagctgctgttgtggttgttggagctgctgttgtggttgtttgagctgctgttgtggttgttggagctgctgttgtggttgttggagctgctgttgtagttgttggaggcgctgttgtggttgttggagctgctgttgtggttgttggaggcgctgttgtggttgttggacctgctgttgtggttgttggagctgctgttgtggttgttggagctgctgttgtggttgttggagctgctgttgtggttgttcgagctgctgttgtagttgttggagctgctgttgtggtagtcagaattgctgttgtggttgttggaggcactgttgtggttgttggacctgtggttgtggttgttggacctgcggttgtggttgttggacctAAGGTTGTcgttggagccgctgttgtagttgttggagctgctgttgtggttgttggagctgctgttgtggttgttggaggcgctgttgtggttgttggagccgctgttgtagttgttggagctgctgttgtggttgttggagccgctgttgtggttgttggagttgctgttgtggttgttggagttgctgttgtggtagttggagctgctgttgtagttgttggagccgctgttgtggttgttggagttgctgttgtggttgttggagccgctgttgtggttgttggacctgccgttgtggttgttggagctgccgttgtggttgttggagttgctgttgtggttgttggagctgctgttgtggttgttggacctgccgttgtggttgttggagccgctgttgtggttgttggacctgcggttgtggttgttggacctATGGTTGTcgttggagccgctgttgtagtggttggaggcgctgttgtggttgttggagctgctgttgtggtagtcAGAATTGCTGTTTTGGTGgttggaggcgctgttgtggttgttggacctgtggttgtggttgttggacctgcggttgtggttgttggacctAAGGTTGTcgttggagccgctgttgtggttgttggagccgctgttgtggttgttggagctgctgttgtggttgttacagccgctgttgtagttgttggagccacggttgtggttgttggagctgctgttgtggttgttggagctgctgttgtggttgttggaggcgctgttgtggttgttggaggcgctgttgtgtttgttggaggcgctgttgtggttgttggacctgcggttgtggttgttggacctgcagttgtggttgttggagcagctgttgttgtagttggaactgctgttgtagttgttggagctgctgttgtggttgttggagccgatgttgtggttgttggagccgctgttgtggttgttggacctgtggttgtggttgttggacctGCGGTTGTGGTTGTTGAACCTAAGGTTGTcgttggagccgctgttgtggttgttggagctgctgttgtggttgtttgagccgctgttgtggttgttggagccgcGGTTGTTGTAGTaagagctgctgttgtggttgttggagctgctgttgtggttgttggagctgctgttgtggttgttggagccgctgttgtggttgttggacctgccgttgtggtggttggagctgctgttgtagttgttacagctggggttgttgttgttggacctgccgttgtggttgttggagccgcGGTTGTGGTGGTaagagctgctgttgtggttgttggagccgctgttgtggttgttggagctgctgttgtgtttgttacagctggggttgttgttgttggagctgccgttgtggtggttggagctgctgttgtggtggttggagctgctgttgtagttgttggagctgctgttgtggttgttggagctgctgtcgTGGTAGTTGGAGttgctgttgtagttgttggagcTGGTGTTGTGCTAGTTGGAACcactgttgtggttgttggagctgctgttgtggttgttggaacCATGGTTTTGGTTGTTGCCACCGGGGTTGTGGTTGTTTGAGCTGCTGATGTAGTTGTTGCACCTGCTGTGGTGCTTGCTGGAAAATAATGAATATGTTAACAACTGCttgagagagagtagaggattAGGCATTTGCTGCCGCGGTTAGTTGATATTTGTCGACGTAATCGACCATGAAAATTTGTCAACGACAAACATTTTTTTAACGTTTTACCATTGACCAGCTATTTAATTTTGTTCTCCCATCGCAAACGGCTCACTGTTATTCAACAGTCTCTAACCACCAGGgaatctgaagtccagattgaaccgtgACAcgaaggagaaagggatcgttgccgttTACGGAGCTCCAGCTGCCCTACCTTGGCTGCGGAGCCCCGGCCGCAGAGCCCCGAGAGCCTTGGAGCTTCTCAAGGAACTCATATGTGATAATGCAGAATAAATAACACAATCTTATCATCACTTTAAGATAGGATCAGGATTCTAATATCAAGCAATCAAACTGAGCTGGCCTTAAAATGTGTATTACCAATGAGTACGACTTTGTGAAAGAAATTAACAGCAAAATGTGTACAACTATTAACTATTATGTGGAATCATCCAGTATTTGCTTTCAGCACTTATTTATTAGTCAAATGAGATCCCTTGTGTGGTAGGTTCACCTAATGGGGAAGTGGCTTGCACAACAAAGGAACTAATTATATTCAAATTTCCTGTTTGTTACAAATATGAGCTGTTCCAGTTTATTTAAGAAGTATACTGGAATAGGTAAGGTATACCACCAGATACAGTAACAACCctagcatttatttttttgtgattgagTATTGAGGTTCCAAGACTAAATTATGCATGGTACAAACCAGATTAATAGGAACTTCCTTTCTCCAACATTAGTGGAAAACCAGCTATGCAAAGTGTTTGATACTGAAGAAGAAAGAAATTAAGAGAAAATGTTAACTATGAACCAAATTGGAATAACTATTTGCTTTTAAGGTGAAATGGATGTTGGGTTGCTAAAGAACAGAGGTatgataaaagaaaaacaatgacaGGAATTTTATGATGCCAAATAATGCATTGTTTATTAGCTTAACGATAAAAGTCTCCTACATACCCTTTAGATAAAATCAAAACATACAAATGAATACGTGTGGCAAAGGACAAACATATTTGAATTGAAATCTAAAGAAAATAAGTAACAATCCGATCCATGTACTTACTCTGCATATTGGATACGTGGAAACATCCAACCAAAAGTACCACAAAAATGGCTTTGCTAGCCATGTTGGTTTAGAGATGACAACCTATTCGACCACACTGTTTCATGCCTTCGGTTCTTGTGAAGACCTTCACTTAAACAAAGAGGTCAAGTGTGGCGCACAGCTACTCTGATAGAACCTGAAAAACAAGATTGGGTTCAACACCTTTCTGTTGAAAAAATAGTGCACTGGCATGATGCATGCCAGGGAGTTCCTCCTACTTCTCGACAGGCTTACTGACAGAGCAGGTTAACATTTAATTATTACATAATATACACTGCCGATGTTCTTTCACTGCCTTCGTTCAAGTGCCTATGCTTTAAAAATGTTCACTTATGATGAATGAAGACGTCTGGACTTTTTTTAGTTTGTGCCAATTACCAACATGAAAAGGACAATATATGTTTTCTTCAAATAATATACCACCCAGTTTTGTATGGTTCACCTTTTTTGTATTATGTCCAGTTTCCATGCACAGTTTGTTCTCAAATACTACTCTATGATTTTCTTCATTAGCTGCTAAAGACTATTTAAAAAGCTTTATATAAATACtgccttaaaggagacatattatggcgtTTTCACAGCAAGTAAatatagtatttgagttccagaaaacacgTTTTTGAAGCTGTATGCTGgatatagcttttaggaaaaaaaaatcttgcctaccgctattcccctctgtctaggcccttcagaatgcgctgtttctggtgtctgtagctgtaatgcaaatgagctgctgcccattgaccaatgagctgtcagactgaaccacagcatggaggagaagggattgttgccgtttgcggactcctggacctctatatctatataatataatataatattgtgcGTGGATGTTTATATAAtgtatctaatatcacggccaaaagctatgtgcccctcggatgatattatgaatcataaagactgcgtctgacgtctctggcatTTCCACAAAAAGTAAAGACTCGttgtgggggatatctcggccatggttgagaaaaagtgggggaaaggaactttggcctatGGACAGATCCCATACGGAATGCAGGAAATTGGATGTCCGGCTGGTGTTTTGATCGCGAAGTTTTGCCTTCTTGGGGCCAAAATAAATCGGAAAATTCTTATTTTCTGTGACACGTTGCACTTGTAACAAGCTTGACTTTTCGAATTGTTCCCGTCGCGCACATAGCattgttctgcgttgtgcgtcatagcctacgtcagcctacacagacaatgtcctaaataaaatgaaatgctaatatgataaatataacaaaaaggttggatgtcaataatttcatgaaaaatcatgttgtatgataaaattctactctaaaaaaaaaaaaagtattgatttgttcagaaaactttctcacttgcagttacagccagcgACCGccaggggggtgctgcagcaccctaacgccccgtgcccactacctccgtcagtcaacgcacgtgggaaggcgtggctgactgatgggggagtagtctttgcagaggcatccgtcagccaatcaaatcgcttcgccgggttcttcccgctacttcctgctttttgcgatgcaagatgacccgctttcccgctttccagtatcgtcagagcccgagtcgcgtcaccaTAGCCGcaggaacgtattctcagcagggggtgctggaaaaaaaaactcagcctgcactagactcgcaactcgctacattgataaaaaagatatagcagcgcagctcaattacaccagtgcatgcgcgcacagtcgaaaatcgatcgttgtgttcacaccatggttcacatccagctgctcacagaacaagtttagcgcaccaccgctcccctcacactttttcatataactttttttcagcactaggtcatatgagcattaaataaatgctgcgtctcaaaatgccttggacagcagcgacgatgactcgtttgccacgggccgaaacagtgcggagcgaccacagccagagcgaacacagcggggcagaggagtgtcaggaatagtctttggtgtacacatcagtacggcctatttgcactactgtttagtggcaatgcagtgttttattctatgcctttttattttcgtatattatttcaatgaatacaatttatttatttataaaaacaagatctggtcttcaaatcttttttccaaatataggtcgtcttacaatggggtttgtgtttatattcggaccaatacggtacagcgggcgctcacatgacgttaagcatttcctggtgcataatgtgacgcttcagaacctaaaatcccgtttctccccgttgacacgacaacacataaccggcgttttcagaaatctccactttggccggagtttttagaaataatcgttttctgtgataagacagggcctcagacagcacccctacttcccgcggtactgcgcgtcacagtgcttacatttgcatacgcgatctggttggatgacggatccgtcgctgccgaaaaagttgaacatttttcaacttcttgactgagcctcGTGCctactgcaccgtcagtcaacggacgtgggaaggcgtggctgacggatgggggagtagtctttgcagaggcatccgtcagccaatcaaatcgcttcgccgggttcttcccgcttcttcctgcttgttgcgatgcaagattacccgctttcccgctttccagtatcgtcagagcccgagtcgcgtcacagtgcttaaatttgcatacgcgatctgattggatgacggaaccgtcgctgccgaaaaagttgaacatttttcaactttctgacgatggcgaacgctccaaacgaacggacggatccacaatgcattgcgcgtccgtccccattcaaagtcaatgggcaacggacaactgacggaggtagtgggcacggggcggaaggctccaacggaacggacggatccacaatgcattgcgcgtccgtccccattcaagtcaatggggatcacgcaacggacgcatgtagtgggcacggggcgtaagcatccccacttcccgcgtctggcgggggtagctcggcggcagtctggCAGTTCAGCTCCGAGAGaataatccctttctcctccatgtctcctcctccggactgccgccgaagcttcggcagcagctccggcggggggaggcagtccggcagagaaagggatcgtactccaggagctgagctgccgccgagttccccccgctaGCGATCCACGTCCGCTGGcccacaaaatcttagcgatgctctgattggagggaagtgggaggtaatattcaactgtgcccccggAGGGGGAATTGGGGTAAAGGAAACTGACTTGCTCGTTTGATAACTGTAGGcgggggtactttcagaaatgcatatcccactcaaaaaatcatgtacagccttttttcaaagtttgtgtttgatgggagcaccagagacccaaaacaaaaccccaaatcccaggaaaaaaGCGTTgatttcataatatgtcccctttaaggattattattatatcacagTTATTCAATGGAGTTTTTTCCTGTTAGGACATTTGAAATATTTTTCTACACTTCCTCATAGTTGTAATTTGATCAATACTTACTTTATTCATCTTTGTTTGCCaataattcattttgaaataaATGATTACCTAACCTCCCTTGCTTGTGATGCGTAtggacgtgcgtgtgtgtgtgcgcgcgtatgtATGAGAGCAAGAGTGTGAGTGAGACAGGGCACTTTGCCAACCACGTCAGACAGACTCCTAGATAGTTATCCTCAAACATGATTTTTGTTTATTCTTCCACTTCGTTATGGATTCCCCTTTACTCGGCTGCATTCAGGTTATAGATTTGAAAAGTTTAACAATGTGTTAATGCATGTATGTGTCCATTCATGTTCTCAACAGACACTCAGGccacaaaaaaaaagggagaCCATGCAAATGGATTGGTCTGTTATATCAATGGTGGTGAATGTTACTTGTATGGTGCAGCTACAAAACCAAGTCGTGGTTTATGGAACATAACCAATGCAGAGACAATTTGCAGACGTATGCCTTTCATAGACAAACCACAGTCTGagcattttttcctttttctgggATCCGGTACTATATGAAATTACATTCATTGTAATTGCACCAGGGTTGATTTTAGACGGCTCCAGCCGGCTTATGAATCAGTTTTAAAAATCACAGTCAGGTACCTTTATCATAGTCATGGTGATTTGGCTTTCGACACACAGTCTTGTATCCATATTGGTAAACTACATTCATTGACCTTTAATTATCCCTAGCTATCTGTAATGCATTGATCACTTGATGGCAGACAACGCTACAATACAGTGTTTACCAGACTGCAGAACGTGAATTTAGGTTAGTTTGCTTTAGATAGCATGAAGGTGTGCAGTTGTATTGCAACAGTCCCGTTTTGGATATCAACTTTCTCTGAAATAGTCATAACGGTCCAGGTCCAGAGGCTTATGGATTATTAGCTATACATGTGTTGTGAAAATCTGAAATCCCAAAATCAAATGAATTATTACGATTATTATTTTAGAATCACGCTAA includes the following:
- the LOC132468543 gene encoding putative uncharacterized protein DDB_G0282133, which gives rise to MASKAIFVHNTSSNNYNSNSNYHDSSSNNHNSSSNNYNSSSNHHNSSSNHHNGSSNNNNPSCNKHNSSSNNHNSGSNNHNSSSYHHNRGSNNHNGRSNNNNPSCNNYNSSSNHHNGRSNNHNSGSNNHNSSSNNHNSSSNNHNSSSYYNNRGSNNHNSGSNNHNSSSNNHNSGSNDNLRFNNHNRRSNNHNHRSNNHNSGSNNHNIGSNNHNSSSNNYNSSSNYNNSCSNNHNCRSNNHNRRSNNHNSASNKHNSASNNHNSASNNHNSSSNNHNSSSNNHNRGSNNYNSGCNNHNSSSNNHNSGSNNHNSGSNDNLRSNNHNRRSNNHNHRSNNHNSASNHQNSNSDYHNSSSNNHNSASNHYNSGSNDNHRSNNHNRRSNNHNSGSNNHNGRSNNHNSSSNNHNSNSNNHNGSSNNHNGRSNNHNSGSNNHNSNSNNHNSGSNNYNSSSNYHNSNSNNHNSNSNNHNSGSNNHNSSSNNYNSGSNNHNSASNNHNSSSNNHNSSSNNYNSGSNDNLRSNNHNRRSNNHNHRSNNHNSASNNHNSNSDYHNSSSNNYNSSSNNHNSSSNNHNSSSNNHNSSSNNHNSRSNNHNSASNNHNSSSNNHNSASNNYNSSSNNHNSSSNNHNSSSNNHNSSSNNHNSSSNYHNSSSNNHNSSSNNHKSSSNNHNSSSNNHNSSSNNHNSASNNHKGSSNNHNSSSNNHNSASNNHNSSSNNHNSSSNNHNSSSNNHNSSSNNHNSSSNNHNSSSNNHNSSSNNHNSCSNNHNCRSNNHNRRSNSHNSASNNHNSASNNHNSGSNHHNSGSNNHNSGSNNHNSGSNNHNSGSNNHNSGSNNHNSGSNNHNSASNNHNSGSNNHNSGSNHHNSSSNHHNSASNNHNSSSNNHNSSSNNYNSSSNNHNSSSNNHNSSSNNYNSSSNNYNSSSNNHNSSSNNHNSSSNNHNSCSNNHNCRSNNHNRRSNNHNSASNNHNSASNNHNSGSNHHNSGSNNHNSGSNNHNIGSNNHNSASNNHNSGSNNHNSGSTHHSSSSNNHNSSSNNHNSSSNNHNSSSNNHNSSSNNHNSSSNNHNSASNNHKGSSNNHNSASNNHNSSSNNHNSSSNNYNSSSNNHNSASNNHNSSSNDNLRSNNHNRRSNNHNHRSNNHNSASNNHNSNSDYHNSSSNNYNSSSNNHNSSSNNHNSSSNNHNSSSNNHNSRSNNHNSASNNHNSGSNNHNSGSNNHNSASNNHNSGSNNHNSGSNHHNSSSNHHNSASNNHNSSSNNHNSSSNNYNSSSNNHNSSSNNHNSSSNNYNSSSNNYNSSSNNHNSSSNNHNSSSNNHNSCSNNHNCRSNNHNRRSNNHNSASNNHNSASNNHNSGSNHHNSGSNNHNSGSNNHNIGSNNHNSASNNHNSGSNNHNSGSTHHSSSSNNHNSSSNNHNSSSNNHNSSSNNHNSSSNNHNSSSNNHNSASNNHKGSSNNHNSASNNHNSSSNNHNSSSNNYNSSSNNHNSASNNHNSSSNDNLRSNNHNRRSNNHNHRSNNHNSASNNHNSNSDYHNSSSNNYNSSSNNHNSSSNNHNSSSNNHNSSSNNHNSRSNNHNSASNNHNSASNNHNSASNNHNSSSNNHNSSSNNHNSSSNNHNSSSNNHNSSSNNHNSSSNYHNSSSNNHNSSSNNHNSSSNNHKSSSNNHNSASNNHKGSSNNHNSSSNNHNSASNNHNSSSNNHNSSSNNYNSSSNNHNSSSNNHNSSSNNHNSSSNNHNSSSNNHNSCSNNHNCRSNNHNRRSNSHNSASNNHNSASNNHNSGSNHHNSGSNNHNSGSNNHNSGSNNHNSGSNNHNSGSNNHNSASNNHNSGSNNHNSGSNHHNSSSNHHNSASNNHNSSSNNHNSSSNNYNSSSNNHNSSSNNHNSSSNNHNSSSNNYNSSSNNHNSSSNNHNSSSNNHNSSSNNHNSSSNNHNSSSNNHNSSSNNHNSCSNNHNCRSNNHNRRSNNHNSASNNHNSASNHHNSGSNHHNSGSNNHNSGSNNHNIGSNNHNSASNNHNSGSNNHNSGSNHHNSSSNNHNSSSNNHNSSSNNHNSSSNNHNSSSNNHKGSSNNHNISSNNHNISSNNHNSASNNHNSSSNNHNSSSNNHNSSSNHHNSSSNHHNSASNNHNSSSNNHNSSSNNHNSSSNNHNSSSNNHNSSSNNHNSSSNNHNSSSNNHNSSSNNHNSSSNKHNSCSKNHNCRSNNHNRRSNNHNSASNNHNSASNNHNSGSNHHNSGSNNHNSGSNNHNIGSNNHNSASNNHNSGSNNHNSGSNHHNSSSNHHNSASNNHNGSSNNHNGSSNNYNSSSNNHNSSSNNHNSSSNNHNSSSNNHNSSSNYHNSSANNHNSSSNNHNSSSNNSNSSSNNHNSSSNHHNSSSNHHNSASNYHNSSSNNHNSSSNNHNSSSNNHNSSSNHHNSSSNHHNSASNNHNSSSNNYNSSSNNHNSSSNNHNSSSNNHNSSSNNHNSSSNYHNSSSNNHNSSSNNHNSSSNNHNCRSNNHNCRSNNHNRRSNNHNSASNNHNSASNNHNSGSNNHNRRSNNHNSNSNNHNGSSNNHNGRSNNHNSNSNYHNSNSNNHNSASNNHNSASNNHNSGSNDHNNNSDYHNRSSNNHNSIKPFQDFFKSLKVAA